A genomic stretch from Acidobacteriota bacterium includes:
- a CDS encoding MFS transporter, with protein MEAETIKVYRSRWSVLAVFVVMAAMTQVLWLTFAPITGPAAAFYGRSDLMIGLLSMVFMIVYILAAIPAAWAIDTWGFKAAAGLGAVISAVFALLRGFFASNYTVVLAAQVGIALGQPLVIGAITKVAARWFPARERATAAGLGTLALYAGPLAAMLLSPYLFLRSGMKGLLLVYGAAMAAAAILFLAVAREHPPTPPGPDERALMLDGLRSMLRQRDFLLLLAVFFVGLGLFNGVSTWVENIVRPRGFTISQAGVLGALMLAGGIAGAIVIPLVSDGVRRRKPFIVLALVGLLPGLLGMTYATAAWLLFLSGFAFGFFLLSAGPIAFQYAAEITYPAPEGTSNSLLILMGQVSGVLFIVGLDALKDRATGSMTRPLLLLAGLMVAAAGLAAVLGESPVAEKKVKKGRGAVAQSGDVSAL; from the coding sequence ATGGAAGCTGAGACGATCAAGGTTTACCGGTCCCGCTGGTCCGTGCTCGCCGTTTTCGTGGTCATGGCCGCGATGACCCAGGTCCTCTGGCTCACGTTCGCGCCCATCACCGGCCCGGCCGCCGCGTTCTACGGGCGGTCCGACCTGATGATCGGGCTCCTGTCCATGGTCTTCATGATCGTGTATATCCTGGCCGCGATCCCCGCGGCCTGGGCCATCGACACGTGGGGATTCAAGGCCGCGGCCGGGCTCGGGGCCGTCATCTCGGCCGTCTTCGCCCTCCTGCGCGGCTTCTTCGCCTCCAACTACACGGTCGTCCTGGCCGCCCAGGTCGGGATCGCCCTCGGCCAGCCGCTCGTGATCGGGGCCATCACCAAGGTCGCCGCGCGCTGGTTCCCGGCCCGCGAGCGGGCGACGGCGGCCGGGCTGGGGACGCTGGCGCTTTACGCCGGCCCCCTGGCGGCCATGCTCCTATCCCCCTATCTCTTCCTGCGTTCGGGGATGAAGGGCCTGCTCCTCGTTTACGGAGCGGCCATGGCCGCCGCCGCGATCCTGTTCCTCGCCGTGGCCCGCGAGCATCCGCCGACGCCGCCCGGCCCCGACGAGCGCGCCTTGATGCTCGACGGCCTCCGATCGATGCTGCGGCAGCGCGACTTCCTGCTGCTCCTGGCCGTCTTCTTCGTCGGCCTGGGCCTCTTCAACGGCGTCTCGACCTGGGTCGAGAACATCGTCCGGCCGCGGGGCTTCACGATCTCCCAGGCCGGCGTTCTCGGCGCCCTGATGCTGGCCGGAGGCATCGCCGGCGCGATCGTCATACCCCTCGTTTCGGACGGCGTCCGGCGGCGTAAGCCGTTCATCGTCCTGGCGCTCGTCGGCCTCCTTCCCGGCCTCCTGGGAATGACCTATGCCACCGCGGCCTGGCTGCTGTTCCTGTCGGGGTTCGCCTTCGGGTTCTTCCTGCTGAGCGCCGGCCCCATCGCCTTCCAGTACGCGGCCGAGATCACCTATCCGGCCCCGGAGGGCACGTCGAACAGCCTGCTCATCCTGATGGGCCAGGTCTCGGGCGTCCTCTTCATCGTCGGCCTGGACGCGCTCAAGGACCGGGCGACCGGATCCATGACCAGGCCGCTCCTTCTCCTGGCCGGGCTCATGGTCGCCGCCGCCGGTCTGGCCGCCGTCCTGGGCGAGTCGCCGGTCGCGGAAAAGAAGGTGAAGAAGGGGCGCGGGGCGGTCGCTCAGTCCGGCGACGTCAGCGCCTTGTAG
- a CDS encoding redoxin domain-containing protein, producing MVSRKRAAVLVVALIVLAVAAMIILFKGRAAAQETVFKPRPKATAGQAQPAPGVEPRPQPAVVGQPMSDFTLPVYQGGALTLSSLRGKNVLLLFPRGWAAENYWCTICNYRYVELAELEKAQRIREKYNVEILVVFPYPRDVIKAWLEALPGQLEMIRATKNPADPSLLDEKGRARMDRFRQLFPGDYSLEKGAILTPFPILVDGEETLSKRLDLFRTEWGGGKAAQNIPSVYIIDANGVLQFKYIGQNTVDRPSYGYLLKVLEVINSVK from the coding sequence ATGGTCAGCAGAAAAAGAGCCGCCGTCCTCGTCGTCGCCCTGATCGTCCTGGCCGTCGCCGCGATGATCATCCTATTCAAAGGCCGAGCCGCGGCGCAGGAGACGGTCTTCAAGCCCCGGCCGAAAGCGACGGCCGGCCAAGCCCAGCCCGCTCCGGGCGTCGAGCCCCGGCCCCAGCCGGCCGTCGTCGGACAACCCATGTCGGATTTCACGCTCCCCGTCTATCAGGGCGGCGCGCTGACGCTGTCGTCGCTGCGCGGCAAGAACGTCCTCCTCCTCTTTCCCCGGGGCTGGGCGGCCGAGAACTATTGGTGCACGATCTGCAACTACCGCTATGTCGAGCTGGCCGAACTCGAGAAGGCGCAAAGGATCCGGGAGAAGTACAACGTCGAGATCCTGGTCGTCTTCCCCTATCCCCGGGACGTCATCAAGGCCTGGCTCGAGGCCCTGCCGGGCCAGCTCGAGATGATCCGGGCCACGAAAAACCCCGCCGATCCGTCCCTGCTCGACGAGAAGGGCCGGGCCCGCATGGACCGCTTCCGCCAGCTCTTCCCCGGCGACTATTCGCTCGAGAAGGGCGCGATCCTGACGCCGTTCCCGATCCTGGTCGACGGCGAGGAGACGCTTTCCAAGCGGCTGGACCTCTTCCGGACCGAGTGGGGCGGCGGCAAGGCCGCCCAGAACATCCCCAGCGTCTACATCATCGACGCCAACGGCGTCCTCCAGTTCAAGTACATCGGCCAGAACACGGTCGACCGTCCGAGCTACGGCTACCTCCTGAAGGTTCTCGAGGTCATCAACTCGGTGAAGTAG
- a CDS encoding insulinase family protein, whose translation MNKLRRTLLAILSVLLVLSVLAPFSAAQTSAPAASPAIAPAAAQTDLYALDQKIPVDPRITVGRLPNGLRYWIRENREPKNRAELRLVVQAGSVLEDEDQRGLAHVVEHLAFNGTTHFPKQKLVDFMESIGMRFGSDLNAFTGFDQTIYMLQIPMDSPAVLDNAFLILEDWAHNVTFDPKAVDKERGIILEEWRLGQGADARIRDKQIPILLAGSRYAERLPDGKPEIIANFSYDTLKRFYRTWYRPDLMAVIAVGDFDRARIEDQIKKHFGPLATPPGAPPRPEYPVPDHDGTLFALAPDKEASRSVVAVYHKLPAADQSTVGAYRRMLVERLFNDMINERLAEIAQKPDPPFLGAASSRGRFVGSKDAYALSALVVDGGIPRGLRALYAEGERVARFGFTATELERRKAAAFRYFERALAEKETEDSSSYAEEFTRAFLEGEPTPGIQYEYNLHKQFLPGITLDEVNALAREWMTDRNRVVMASFPDKPSVPVPTEAGLRAVLEEVKAQPLTAYEDTATDAPLIAQEPAPGTITARREIPAAGVIEWTLSNGARVVLKPTTFKEDEILFRATSAGGVSLADDRNLIAANTADQVVPAGGLGAFSAVDLEKKLAGKAVGIDPSIGELEEGVSGSASPRDAETLFQLVYLTFTAPRPDPVVFEVFKSHLKSVLENRTKSPETVFSDTLRTTLQRDQPRFRPMTVDEIPQMDLQKSLAFYRDRFADASDFTFVIVGNLDLAKIEPLVCRYLASLPSLHRTETWKDWRVAPPEGVVKRTVEKGVEPKSLTAIVFSGDFRDDAAGRLNIRAAAHVLETRLRKLLRETLSGTYDVSVRPSYGRIPRPEFRMSIDLGTDPARMDEMTRAIFAEIRKLQKKGPAAAEVAEDRLAESRDYETASRQNGWWLDELVECSRLGTDPAGILRFPESLKLLTTGSVKAAAKTYFDTKRYVQVTLYPEKK comes from the coding sequence ATGAACAAGCTGCGCAGAACCCTCCTGGCCATCCTTTCGGTCCTGCTGGTCCTTTCGGTCCTGGCGCCCTTCTCGGCCGCCCAGACCTCCGCGCCCGCCGCCTCGCCCGCCATCGCCCCGGCGGCCGCCCAGACCGACCTCTACGCCCTCGACCAGAAGATCCCGGTCGATCCCCGCATCACGGTCGGCCGTCTCCCCAACGGCCTCCGCTACTGGATCCGCGAGAACCGGGAGCCGAAGAACCGGGCCGAGCTGCGCCTGGTCGTCCAGGCCGGCTCCGTCCTCGAGGACGAGGACCAGCGCGGCCTGGCCCACGTCGTCGAGCACCTGGCCTTCAACGGCACGACCCATTTCCCCAAGCAGAAACTGGTCGATTTCATGGAATCGATCGGCATGCGCTTCGGCTCCGACCTCAACGCCTTCACCGGCTTCGACCAGACGATCTACATGCTCCAGATCCCGATGGATTCGCCGGCCGTCCTCGACAACGCCTTCCTCATCCTCGAGGACTGGGCCCACAACGTGACCTTCGACCCCAAGGCCGTTGACAAGGAGCGCGGCATCATCCTGGAGGAGTGGCGGCTCGGCCAGGGCGCCGACGCCCGCATCCGTGACAAGCAGATCCCCATCCTGCTGGCCGGCTCGCGCTACGCCGAGCGCCTTCCCGACGGGAAGCCCGAGATCATCGCCAACTTCTCCTACGACACCCTCAAGCGCTTTTATCGGACCTGGTACCGGCCGGACCTGATGGCCGTCATCGCCGTGGGCGATTTCGACCGGGCCCGGATCGAGGACCAGATCAAGAAGCACTTCGGGCCGCTCGCGACGCCGCCCGGCGCCCCGCCGCGCCCCGAGTACCCCGTGCCGGACCACGACGGCACGCTCTTCGCCCTGGCCCCCGACAAGGAGGCTTCCCGGAGCGTCGTGGCCGTATACCACAAGCTTCCGGCCGCCGACCAGAGCACCGTCGGGGCCTACCGCCGCATGCTGGTCGAGCGGCTGTTCAACGACATGATCAACGAGCGGCTGGCCGAGATCGCCCAGAAGCCCGATCCGCCGTTCCTCGGCGCCGCCTCCAGCCGCGGCCGCTTCGTCGGCTCCAAGGACGCCTACGCCCTCTCGGCGCTCGTCGTCGACGGCGGCATCCCGCGCGGCCTCCGGGCACTCTACGCGGAAGGCGAGCGGGTGGCCCGCTTCGGGTTCACCGCGACCGAGCTCGAGCGCCGGAAGGCCGCGGCCTTCCGCTACTTCGAGCGGGCCCTGGCCGAGAAGGAGACCGAAGACTCGAGCTCCTACGCCGAGGAGTTCACCCGGGCCTTCCTCGAGGGCGAGCCGACGCCCGGCATCCAGTACGAATACAACCTGCACAAGCAGTTCCTGCCCGGCATCACCCTCGACGAGGTAAACGCCCTGGCCCGCGAGTGGATGACCGACCGCAACCGCGTGGTCATGGCCAGCTTCCCGGACAAGCCCTCCGTCCCGGTCCCGACCGAGGCCGGCCTGCGGGCCGTTCTCGAGGAGGTCAAGGCCCAGCCGCTCACGGCCTACGAAGACACGGCGACCGACGCGCCGCTCATCGCCCAGGAGCCGGCTCCCGGGACGATCACGGCCCGCCGCGAGATCCCCGCGGCCGGCGTCATCGAGTGGACGCTCTCCAACGGCGCCCGCGTCGTCCTGAAGCCCACGACCTTCAAGGAGGACGAGATCCTCTTCCGGGCCACGAGCGCGGGCGGCGTTTCGCTCGCCGACGACCGGAACCTCATCGCCGCCAACACGGCCGACCAGGTCGTGCCCGCCGGCGGCCTCGGCGCGTTCAGCGCCGTCGACCTGGAGAAGAAGCTGGCCGGCAAGGCCGTCGGCATCGATCCGTCGATCGGCGAGCTCGAGGAGGGCGTGTCGGGCAGCGCCTCGCCCCGCGACGCGGAGACGCTCTTCCAGCTCGTTTACCTGACCTTCACCGCGCCGCGGCCGGACCCCGTCGTCTTCGAGGTCTTCAAGTCCCACCTGAAGAGCGTCCTCGAGAACCGGACCAAGAGCCCGGAGACCGTGTTCTCGGACACCCTGCGGACGACACTGCAGCGGGACCAGCCCCGGTTCCGGCCGATGACCGTGGACGAGATCCCGCAGATGGACCTCCAGAAGTCCCTGGCTTTCTACCGCGACCGCTTCGCCGACGCGAGCGATTTCACGTTCGTCATCGTCGGCAACCTGGACCTGGCGAAGATCGAGCCGCTCGTCTGCCGCTACCTGGCCTCGCTGCCGTCGCTCCACCGGACGGAGACCTGGAAGGACTGGCGCGTGGCGCCGCCCGAGGGCGTGGTCAAGCGGACGGTCGAGAAGGGCGTCGAGCCCAAGAGCCTGACGGCCATCGTCTTCTCGGGGGATTTCCGCGACGACGCCGCGGGCCGGCTCAATATCCGGGCCGCCGCCCACGTGCTCGAGACGCGCCTGCGGAAGCTCCTGCGCGAGACCCTGAGCGGCACCTACGACGTCAGCGTCCGGCCCTCGTACGGCCGGATCCCGCGGCCGGAGTTCCGGATGTCGATCGACCTGGGCACCGACCCGGCCCGGATGGACGAGATGACCCGGGCCATCTTCGCCGAGATCCGGAAGCTGCAGAAGAAGGGGCCCGCCGCGGCCGAGGTCGCCGAGGACCGCCTGGCCGAGTCGCGCGATTACGAGACGGCCAGCCGCCAGAACGGCTGGTGGCTCGACGAGCTCGTCGAGTGCAGCCGGCTGGGCACGGACCCGGCCGGGATCCTGCGCTTCCCCGAGTCGTTGAAGCTCCTGACGACGGGCTCGGTCAAGGCCGCGGCGAAGACGTATTTCGACACCAAGCGCTACGTCCAGGTCACGTTGTATCCGGAGAAGAAGTAG
- a CDS encoding right-handed parallel beta-helix repeat-containing protein has translation MAKEQSGFRHFLLPIAAAAALLAASSGLAQAATWTVDPSMGRPAIQAVIDGAANGDTVLFLAGTYDWSDTPLSYKWENTGAIVILDKTLTIKGAPGAVLVGRPSIDGTTSLAQGINAFAVIDQDLNDDVTFDGLLFQTFLRGVRCGWLSSRDPASGDEVFEPNLRNLTVANCVFRDMHRESVSVSNLGGNALVRNNDMTGPYIALFVDWYWSPGRDWQWQPEGTIIQCLGNRVHSPGLGFYFCQTRNVAVRDNTVAEAGAWAIEMNRAYLGAVISGNVLSRCWGGILLVGPAIGATVERNELTDILDRGISLRTDDASGNVISRNRIAMAAGSRWAVLSNAKKNFYGQNKVTGAGELAFCLYGEETAEGALEIAHHETMQGNNVNDFTPVYCHFYFDPTTHDNLVVGSGMDTNTVYDEGVSNRITGATSVAGGIGQDLKRAILLRNDTLKEAREILRH, from the coding sequence ATGGCCAAGGAGCAGAGTGGATTCCGGCATTTTCTCTTGCCGATCGCGGCGGCGGCCGCCTTACTGGCGGCGTCTTCCGGCCTGGCCCAGGCGGCGACCTGGACGGTCGATCCGTCCATGGGGCGCCCGGCCATCCAGGCGGTCATCGACGGGGCCGCGAACGGGGACACGGTCCTTTTCCTGGCGGGCACGTACGATTGGAGCGATACGCCCCTTTCTTATAAGTGGGAAAACACCGGGGCGATCGTCATCCTGGACAAGACGCTGACGATCAAAGGCGCGCCCGGCGCGGTCCTCGTCGGCCGGCCGAGCATCGACGGCACGACCAGCCTGGCCCAAGGTATCAACGCCTTCGCCGTCATCGACCAAGACCTGAACGATGACGTGACCTTCGACGGCCTGCTCTTCCAGACCTTCCTCCGGGGGGTCCGGTGCGGCTGGCTGAGCTCCCGCGATCCCGCGAGCGGGGACGAGGTCTTTGAGCCCAATCTCCGGAACCTGACCGTCGCTAATTGCGTCTTCCGGGACATGCACCGGGAGTCCGTCAGCGTGTCCAACCTCGGGGGGAACGCCCTTGTCAGGAACAACGACATGACCGGGCCCTACATCGCCCTGTTCGTCGACTGGTACTGGAGCCCGGGCCGAGACTGGCAGTGGCAGCCCGAGGGCACGATTATCCAATGCCTGGGCAACAGGGTCCATTCCCCGGGGCTGGGCTTCTATTTCTGCCAGACCAGGAACGTCGCCGTCAGGGACAACACTGTCGCCGAGGCGGGCGCCTGGGCGATCGAGATGAACAGGGCCTACCTCGGCGCGGTCATTTCCGGCAATGTCCTCTCGCGCTGCTGGGGCGGCATCCTCCTCGTCGGCCCGGCGATCGGCGCGACCGTCGAACGCAACGAGCTCACGGACATCCTCGACCGGGGGATCAGCCTCCGGACCGACGACGCCTCGGGAAATGTCATCAGCCGGAACAGGATCGCCATGGCGGCTGGCAGCCGCTGGGCGGTGCTCAGCAACGCCAAGAAGAATTTCTACGGGCAGAACAAGGTCACGGGGGCGGGAGAGCTGGCCTTCTGCCTGTACGGGGAGGAGACCGCGGAGGGCGCCCTCGAAATCGCCCACCACGAAACCATGCAGGGCAACAATGTCAACGATTTCACGCCGGTCTATTGCCATTTCTACTTTGATCCCACGACCCATGACAACCTCGTCGTCGGCTCGGGGATGGACACGAATACCGTTTACGACGAAGGCGTCAGCAACAGGATCACGGGCGCAACCTCCGTCGCCGGGGGTATCGGGCAGGATCTGAAAAGAGCGATCCTGCTCCGTAATGACACGCTCAAGGAGGCCCGGGAGATCCTTCGCCACTGA
- a CDS encoding tetratricopeptide repeat protein translates to MPEPREFLSSWKEISAYLKRTTRTCQRLEIEMGLPVHRLDGSPKARVFAYPDEIDAWLADKARERTRERGGGRRILYYAAAALIVIAAGLVLVKVAGRRGPAREPGSTADARSVAVLPFVDLSPGPASEPVADGLADSIINTLGRVPELRVPGRTSSFWFKGRNVDIREIGRKLSVRTILEGSIQVVGEDLRVAVQLVSAEDGFKIWAKRYDRKTRDILDVEDEIAMSVLEQLKVRLLAGQEKLLRKRPTEDTEAYGLYLKGRYVLGRPAPDAPQRALEFFGAALERDPGFALAHSGAAWAYVNMANQLAAPPLEVFPKAKAALERAMALDPGLPEACALDAAVKFWFDWDWKGAERSFRRALEIKPGDSLTRGWYSWFLVSRRRFAEARTEADRAIALDPLMPLFYAHSMSVRVISGRCEEALAEFARALRIEPNFGYGYVWAGNAYMRMGRLDEARKMLEKSLPLPRSPGSAEAALVACYARKGDRQGAEKLLERLLEDYKKGPISPVYLAWACAAVGRLDEGFEWLATAERYRDSQIPFIHVYAEYLAPEAARDPRFAAFADRLGLPR, encoded by the coding sequence ATGCCGGAACCGCGGGAGTTTCTTTCTTCCTGGAAGGAGATCTCGGCCTATCTCAAACGGACCACCCGGACCTGCCAGAGGCTCGAGATCGAGATGGGGCTGCCCGTCCATCGGCTCGACGGCTCGCCGAAAGCCCGGGTCTTCGCCTACCCCGACGAGATCGACGCCTGGCTCGCCGACAAGGCCCGCGAGAGGACGCGGGAACGGGGCGGAGGGCGCCGGATCCTCTATTATGCCGCGGCCGCGCTGATCGTCATCGCCGCCGGCCTCGTCCTGGTCAAGGTCGCCGGCCGAAGGGGCCCGGCTCGGGAGCCGGGATCAACGGCCGACGCCAGGTCCGTCGCGGTCCTGCCCTTTGTCGATCTGAGCCCCGGTCCCGCCTCTGAGCCCGTGGCCGACGGCCTGGCCGACAGCATCATCAACACCCTCGGCCGGGTCCCCGAGCTCCGGGTGCCCGGCCGGACCTCCAGCTTCTGGTTCAAGGGCCGGAACGTCGATATCCGGGAGATCGGACGGAAGCTCAGCGTCAGGACCATCCTCGAGGGAAGCATCCAGGTCGTCGGGGAGGACCTCCGCGTGGCCGTCCAGCTGGTCAGCGCGGAGGACGGCTTCAAGATCTGGGCGAAGAGGTACGACCGCAAGACCCGCGACATCCTGGACGTCGAGGACGAGATCGCGATGTCCGTCCTGGAGCAGCTCAAGGTCAGGCTCCTGGCCGGGCAGGAGAAGCTCCTGCGCAAGCGTCCCACCGAGGACACGGAAGCCTACGGCCTGTACCTGAAGGGCCGCTATGTCCTGGGGCGCCCGGCGCCCGACGCGCCGCAAAGGGCGCTGGAATTCTTCGGAGCGGCGCTCGAGCGGGACCCCGGCTTCGCCCTGGCTCACAGCGGCGCGGCCTGGGCCTACGTGAACATGGCCAACCAGCTCGCGGCGCCGCCGCTGGAGGTGTTCCCGAAGGCCAAGGCCGCGCTCGAGAGGGCCATGGCCCTGGATCCCGGCCTGCCCGAAGCTTGCGCTTTGGACGCCGCCGTGAAGTTCTGGTTCGACTGGGACTGGAAGGGCGCCGAGCGGAGCTTCCGCCGGGCGCTTGAGATCAAGCCCGGCGATTCGTTGACCCGGGGCTGGTACTCCTGGTTTCTCGTGTCGAGGAGGCGGTTCGCCGAGGCCCGGACGGAGGCCGATCGCGCCATCGCGCTCGATCCCTTGATGCCGCTCTTTTATGCCCATTCCATGTCCGTCCGCGTGATCTCCGGCCGGTGCGAGGAAGCCCTGGCGGAATTCGCCAGGGCCCTCCGGATCGAGCCGAACTTCGGGTACGGCTACGTCTGGGCCGGGAATGCCTACATGCGGATGGGGCGCCTGGACGAGGCCCGGAAGATGCTGGAGAAGAGCCTGCCTCTCCCCCGCTCCCCCGGCTCGGCGGAAGCGGCGCTCGTCGCCTGCTATGCCAGGAAGGGCGACCGGCAGGGGGCCGAGAAGCTGCTCGAGCGGCTCCTCGAGGACTACAAGAAAGGTCCTATTTCCCCCGTTTACCTGGCCTGGGCGTGCGCCGCGGTCGGACGCCTGGACGAAGGTTTCGAATGGCTCGCGACGGCCGAGCGATATCGCGACTCGCAGATCCCCTTCATCCATGTCTACGCTGAGTACCTCGCGCCCGAAGCGGCCCGCGACCCCCGCTTCGCGGCCTTCGCCGACCGCCTCGGCCTTCCCCGGTGA
- a CDS encoding penicillin acylase family protein encodes MSIVKASIVAALLIVLCAGWSGQSPSSGPPARMPGLRAAAEIVRDPGGIAHIRAANEHDLFFLNGYVHAEDRLFQMDVLRRTAGGTLAELVGPAALPQDVQFRTLGLRRAAARSWAAASPRVRAILEAYADGVNAFVAGHPLPPEYGALQAGAFDPWEPLDTMAVVKILCLQQGVFNDLDIPYTTALLTYQAAGGALGFDGTKLFYDDLFRSAPFETAATVPDAMAEPARAAAGGRRGPAPSPDPSVLELVKKHLRETDGIEFFRAAREGRGGGSNAWAVAGCRTGSGFPLMANDPHLELPVPAYFYPIHLSAGRYDVTGQSFAGAPTVMIGHSPWFSWGFTNPYVDTIDYYAEQVVPDADSPSGLSTIYLGRAEHIIPVPETFRARVNGQLAVVPPGSGIPAATLIVPRRNDGPIVQLTPATGAALSWQWTGSGASQELEGALAWAEARTVGDFARGTRLFTFPQNIVFIGRRGDFGYFLAGEIPIREDLQAGAVNGAPPWLVRNGRGGNEWLPVVNPQPDQALPFEIIPAEEMPHAVNPPAGFVVNANNDPAGITLGNDPLAAERPGGGIYYIGYSFNIGSRAGRITELLKNKIAGGAVSFEDMKRIQADTVLMDARFFVPHILAANANAARAGAAEPLALFRFDPALQEAVARLAAWDFTTPTGIPEGYDAGDTFGGLGSPSSAEIAASAAATIYALWRSQAVTSVFDAKLSPYGLPLPYPGTSLADLRHLLEAFPANRGVGGSGIDFFAYPGVPSPEDRRDIYLLRALRSALDMLAGDGFANAFGHSTDQSDYRWGKLNRLIFKHPLGSIFNIPPAGGEFPPPLQTLSGIPVDGGFNTVDPASNTVRAVDENSFLLVYGPVSRSVAEGRPSGIRGVSSLAGGVSGVLGSPHYWSFLPGWLTNTDYYDQYFGPDELEGHVSSILKLVPAKKDTADQDERPGPGGRRPAARHAS; translated from the coding sequence ATGAGCATCGTCAAGGCATCGATCGTCGCGGCGCTTCTCATCGTCTTGTGTGCCGGATGGTCCGGCCAGTCCCCGAGCTCCGGCCCGCCGGCCCGCATGCCGGGGCTGCGGGCGGCCGCCGAGATCGTCCGGGACCCGGGCGGCATCGCCCACATCCGGGCGGCCAACGAGCACGACCTGTTTTTCTTGAACGGCTATGTCCACGCCGAGGACCGGCTGTTCCAGATGGACGTGCTCCGGCGCACGGCCGGCGGCACGCTCGCCGAGCTCGTCGGCCCGGCCGCGCTGCCCCAGGACGTCCAGTTCCGGACGCTCGGGCTGCGCCGGGCCGCGGCCCGGTCGTGGGCGGCCGCCTCGCCGCGCGTCCGGGCGATCCTCGAGGCCTACGCCGACGGCGTCAACGCCTTCGTCGCGGGCCATCCGCTCCCGCCCGAATACGGCGCCCTCCAGGCCGGCGCGTTCGATCCCTGGGAGCCCCTCGACACGATGGCGGTCGTCAAGATCCTGTGCCTCCAGCAGGGGGTGTTCAACGATCTCGACATTCCGTACACGACCGCTCTCCTGACCTACCAGGCGGCGGGCGGCGCGCTGGGCTTCGACGGCACGAAGCTCTTCTATGACGACCTCTTCCGCTCGGCACCGTTCGAGACGGCCGCGACCGTTCCCGACGCCATGGCCGAGCCGGCCCGGGCCGCGGCCGGGGGACGTCGCGGCCCCGCCCCGTCCCCGGACCCGTCCGTGCTTGAACTCGTGAAGAAACACCTCAGGGAGACTGACGGCATAGAATTCTTCCGGGCGGCCAGGGAGGGCCGCGGCGGCGGCTCGAACGCCTGGGCCGTCGCCGGGTGCCGGACGGGCTCGGGCTTTCCGCTGATGGCGAACGATCCTCACCTCGAGCTGCCCGTCCCCGCGTATTTCTATCCGATCCATCTCTCGGCGGGGCGCTATGACGTCACCGGCCAGAGCTTCGCCGGCGCGCCCACCGTCATGATCGGCCACAGCCCCTGGTTCTCCTGGGGCTTCACGAACCCGTACGTCGACACGATCGACTATTACGCCGAACAGGTCGTGCCCGACGCGGATTCGCCGAGCGGCCTGAGCACGATCTACCTGGGCCGGGCCGAGCACATCATCCCCGTGCCCGAGACCTTCCGGGCCAGGGTCAACGGCCAGCTGGCCGTCGTCCCTCCGGGGTCGGGGATCCCCGCGGCCACCCTGATCGTGCCGCGCCGCAACGACGGCCCGATCGTCCAATTGACCCCGGCGACCGGGGCCGCCCTGAGCTGGCAGTGGACGGGGTCCGGCGCCAGCCAGGAGCTCGAGGGGGCCCTGGCCTGGGCCGAGGCCCGCACGGTCGGGGACTTCGCCCGCGGCACGCGCCTGTTCACCTTTCCGCAGAACATCGTCTTCATCGGCCGCCGGGGCGATTTCGGCTACTTCCTCGCCGGCGAGATCCCCATCCGCGAGGACCTGCAGGCCGGCGCGGTCAACGGGGCGCCGCCATGGCTCGTGCGCAACGGCCGTGGCGGCAACGAATGGCTGCCGGTCGTGAACCCGCAGCCGGACCAGGCCCTGCCCTTCGAGATCATCCCGGCGGAGGAGATGCCCCACGCCGTCAACCCGCCAGCCGGGTTCGTCGTGAACGCGAACAACGACCCGGCCGGGATCACGCTGGGGAACGACCCGCTCGCGGCGGAGCGGCCGGGCGGCGGCATCTATTACATCGGATACTCCTTCAACATCGGATCGCGGGCCGGGCGCATAACCGAGCTGCTCAAGAATAAGATCGCCGGCGGCGCCGTGAGCTTCGAGGACATGAAACGGATCCAGGCCGACACGGTCCTCATGGACGCCCGGTTCTTCGTGCCGCACATACTCGCGGCCAACGCGAACGCGGCCCGGGCGGGGGCGGCCGAGCCCCTGGCCCTGTTCCGCTTCGACCCGGCCCTCCAGGAGGCGGTGGCGCGGCTCGCGGCCTGGGACTTCACCACCCCGACCGGCATCCCCGAGGGCTATGACGCTGGCGATACGTTCGGAGGGCTTGGCTCGCCGTCATCCGCCGAGATCGCCGCGAGCGCGGCGGCGACCATCTACGCCCTGTGGCGCAGCCAGGCGGTCACGAGCGTTTTCGACGCCAAGCTCAGCCCCTACGGGCTGCCGCTCCCGTATCCCGGGACCTCCCTGGCGGACTTGCGCCATCTCCTCGAGGCGTTCCCGGCGAACCGCGGCGTCGGAGGATCCGGGATCGACTTCTTCGCCTATCCCGGCGTGCCGAGCCCCGAGGATCGCCGGGACATCTACCTGCTGCGGGCTCTGAGGAGCGCCCTGGACATGCTCGCCGGCGACGGCTTCGCCAACGCCTTCGGGCACTCGACCGATCAGAGCGACTACCGCTGGGGGAAGCTGAACCGCCTGATCTTCAAGCACCCCCTGGGCTCGATCTTCAATATCCCTCCCGCCGGCGGGGAGTTCCCGCCGCCGCTCCAGACCCTCTCCGGCATCCCCGTTGACGGCGGCTTCAATACGGTGGACCCGGCCAGCAACACCGTGCGGGCGGTCGACGAGAACTCGTTCCTGCTGGTCTACGGGCCGGTCAGCCGTTCCGTGGCCGAGGGCCGGCCGAGCGGCATCCGCGGGGTGAGCTCGCTCGCCGGCGGCGTCAGCGGCGTCCTCGGCAGCCCCCATTACTGGAGCTTCCTGCCCGGGTGGCTGACGAACACGGACTATTACGACCAGTACTTCGGGCCGGACGAGCTCGAGGGGCATGTCTCGTCCATCCTGAAGCTCGTGCCGGCGAAGAAAGATACGGCGGATCAGGATGAGCGGCCGGGCCCCGGCGGCCGGCGCCCGGCGGCGCGTCATGCGTCATGA